A region of Trachemys scripta elegans isolate TJP31775 chromosome 24, CAS_Tse_1.0, whole genome shotgun sequence DNA encodes the following proteins:
- the LOC117869575 gene encoding LOW QUALITY PROTEIN: uncharacterized protein LOC117869575 (The sequence of the model RefSeq protein was modified relative to this genomic sequence to represent the inferred CDS: substituted 1 base at 1 genomic stop codon) — MTRVGLVCSLHSIVLWTLCCIAGEETAITAQYGEDVTLTCIFPSKFKISFHRLSITWTKEGAQGQGLLVHRFYLKMNWLEGQEEAYRGRTQLYPQEFHQGNASLRLSDVHLQDEGSYLCNVTCELGSWSQKISLIVLSDSEMESPIIVQQGEDVILNCSFQPKLNHQPLNITWKKEEEEGPHLLVHSYCSEPDPLETQDETYRGRTQLYPERFREGNASLRLKNIQLADDGVYTCHVKPQLGRFSVRMRVAVEKDAELLQSPSTWCSLWWIDLGVLLVILAFAFLRMYNPSWRKLWLDKKSPRSESQQTVSDHKKDEEVNKHLLRASPSTSIDLEVANPTYSPPANSSPGQTAKDMGEPRAAPGVQIVPTMISIMQQWALEYTRLNIAIMGERGCGKSSFINAMRGLCDEDEGAAPVGEEETMMEPKAYRHPKHPRVTFWKLPIDFQPCLQTVKFVCYNFFVIMGLEEFTPKHVELAQEIRKAGKMCYFVRSKVDLDLDDARRSRPSIYDEEKILKDIRNHSIRCLEEGGMINPEVFLLSAFELEKYDFPLLXESMEKALPGDKKRALILALPNTSLQILQNKKEALQKQIWKIALASSLITVIHIPGVSTILDVTILMICMRYYCRVFGLDDVSFMALARQFGKPMEELKDVMEPLLAVMKPLLAKEISINMVLQLLSSVGCGILIVADLFLRPLRVLGFMVSGGVVGVGFLVAGGISLATTYILLKTFLNGAAEDAQRILQKLSPQKQGKPKKQKRRRKRGRISRTGF; from the exons ATGACGAGAGTCGGTCTCGTTTGCTCACTTCACTCGATTGTGCTGTGGACTCTCTGCT GCATTGCTGGAGAGGAGACAGCCATCACAGCTCAGTATGGGGAAGACGTCACCCTGACCTGCATCTTCCCGTCCAAATTTAAGATAAGCTTCCATCGACTGAGCATCACCTGGACAAAGGAAGGAGCCCAGGGCCAGGGTCTCCTGGTTCACAGATTCTATCTGAAGATGAACTGGCtggagggacaggaagaggcttACAGGGGCCGAACGCAGCTATATCCACAGGAATTCCACCAGGGAAACGCATCCCTGAGACTCAGCGACGTTCACCTCCAGGATGAGGGATCCTACCTCTGCAACGTCACCTGTGAGCTGGGAAGCTGGTCCCAGAAGATTTCACTTATAGTGCTAA GTGACAGTGAAATGGAAAGTCCCATCATCGTTCAGCAAGGGGAGGACGTCATCCTGAATTGCTCCTTCCAACCCAAGTTAAACCACCAGCCACTGAACATCACCTGgaagaaggaagaagaggagggacCACATCTCCTGGTTCACAGCTACTGCTCTGAGCCGGACCCACTGGAAACACAGGATGAGACTTACCGGGGCCGGACCCAGCTGTATCCGGAGAGATTCCGCGAGGGAAACGCGTCCCTGAGACTCAAGAACATCCAGCTTGCGGACGACGGGGTCTACACCTGCCACGTCAAGCCCCAACTGGGCAGGTTTTCCGTGCGGATGAGAGTGGCCGTGGAGAAGG ATGCTGAGCTTCTCCAGAGCCCATCAACATGGTGCAGTCTGTGGTGGATTGATCTGGGGGTGTTACTGGTGATATTAGCATTTGCTTTCCTTCGAATGTATAATCCTTCCTGGCGGAAACTGTGGCTGGACAAAAAGTCACCTCGAAGTGAGTCCCAGCAGACTGTGTCCGACCATAAAAAGGATGAAGAGGTGAACAAACATCTGCTCCGGGCATCCCCGTCAACCTCCATAGACCTAGAAGTGGCCAATCCCACCTACAGTCCACCTGCGAATTCCTCCCCG GGGCAGACTGCCAAAGACATGGGAGAACCAAGGGCTGCTCCTGGAGTTCAAATAGTACCTACAATGATTTCTATAATGCAGCAGTGGGCTTTGGAATACACCAGGTTAAATATCGCCATTATGGGAGAGCGAGGCTGTGGGAAATCGTCCTTCATTAACGCCATGCGGGGGCTGTGTGATGAAGATGAAGGTGCTGCCCCAGTCGGGGAGGAAGAAACGATGATGGAGCCCAAAGCTTATCGGCATCCCAAACACCCAAGGGTGACTTTCTGGAAACTGCCAATAGATTTTCAGCCATGTCTCCAGACAGTGAAATTTGTCTGCTACAACTTCTTCGTCATAATGGGTTTAGAAGAATTTACACCCAAGCATGTTGAGTTGGCCCAGGAGATCCGGAAGGCAGGGAAGATGTGCTACTTTGTGCGCTCCAAGGTGGATTTAGATTTGGATGATGCCAGACGTAGCCGGCCCTCCATTTATGACGAGGAGAAAATATTGAAGGACATCCGTAACCACTCCATCAGATgcctggaagagggagggatgaTCAATCCTGAAGTTTTCCTCCTCTCCGCATTTGAATTAGAGAAGTACGATTTTCCCCTCCTGTGAGAGAGCATGGAGAAAGCGCTTCCGGGTGACAAGAAAAGGGCTTTGATACTGGCCCTGCCCAACACCTCTTTGCAAATCttgcaaaacaaaaaggaagccCTACAGAAGCAGATCTGGAAAATAGCCCTTGCGTCCTCTCTAATCACGGTTATTCACATACCCGGTGTCTCCACCATTCTTGATGTAACCATCCTGATGATATGCATGAGATATTATTGCCGAGTCTTTGGCCTGGATGATGTCTCCTTCATGGCTCTCGCGAGGCAGTTTGGCAAACCAATGGAAGAGCTGAAGGACGTTATGGAGCCCCTGCTGGCCGTTATGAAGCCCCTGCTGGCCAAGGAAATTAGCATTAACATGGTCTTGCAGCTCCTGTCCTCGGTTGGGTGTGGCATATTGATAGTAGCAGATTTATTTCTGAGGCCTTTACGGGTGCTAGGATTCATGGTGTCTGGAGGAGTTGTAGGGGTAGGATTCTTGGTGGCTGGTGGAATTTCACTGGCTACCACGTATATCCTGCTGAAAACCTTTCTCAACGGTGCTGCTGAAGATGCCCAAAGAATCCTACAGAAGCTAAGTCCACAAAAACAGGGAAAGCCAAAGAAGCAAAAGAGACGACGCAAACGAGGAAGGATTTCCAGGACTGGCTTCTAA